A genomic segment from Nicotiana sylvestris chromosome 1, ASM39365v2, whole genome shotgun sequence encodes:
- the LOC104246446 gene encoding acetyl-CoA-benzylalcohol acetyltransferase-like, translating to MAKLDIQTQIKKMLKPSTPTPNHLRSLNLSLFDQGAPRMYVPILFHYLPTSTEWNMEEITKRCDKLQKSLADTLTKFYPLAGRLRKDDLSIHCNDEGVDYVETNVNADLAEFLHEGPKNTELLDDFLPIELPSSPLLGVQVNIFNCGGLVIGIQISHILADGFTFGTFFKEWAHISQTGTTKGCL from the coding sequence ATGGCCAAGTTAGATATTCAAACCCAAATAAAGAAAATGTTAAAGCCCTCAACTCCTACCCCAAATCATCTTCGGAGCCTCAATCTTTCACTGTTCGATCAAGGAGCTCCTCGTATGTATGTACCAATACTGTTCCACTACTTGCCAACCAGTACTGAATGGAACATGGAAGAAATTACTAAAAGATGTGATAAGCTGCAAAAATCATTGGCTGATACCTTAACCAAGTTTTACCCTCTAGCTGGAAGATTAAGAAAAGATGACCTCTCAATTCATTGCAATGACGAAGGTGTTGACTATGTCGAAACCAACGTCAATGCGGATCTTGCTGAGTTTCTCCACGAAGGACCCAAGAATACTGAGCTTTTGGATGATTTTCTTCCAATAGAGTTGCCATCAAGTCCATTACTTGGAGTCCAAGTGAACATATTCAATTGTGGAGGCCTAGTGATTGGAATACAAATTTCACATATCCTAGCTGATGGTTTCACGTTTGGAACATTTTTTAAGGAATGGGCACACATTAGCCAAACAGGGACAACTAAAGGTTGTCTCTAA